The DNA region TTAAGTTCTACAACTGATCTGTCATTAATATCAAaggaataaattattaattacagaATTACCTTGACTAGAGACAGCTGGCTGCGTTGTTGAGGCATCCGTCATTGTATCCTATAAAAATTAAAACGGTGAGAATTTCAACTATACTTAGAGAGCTAAGAGCACAGTAACGAATGGTTCTACTTGAGTTGGAGATAGTTTATATTTACAGGAACACGGCGAAAGGCTTCATCAATCTCTTCTTTTGTGAGTCCCTTCCTCTCAAGAAATGACCTTCTATACATGACAGGGGACCCCCTAACTTTTGGGTGGGAGAGAAACTTCATTGCATTTTGTACTTGCTCTTCTCGTATTGGTTCTGAGTTCACAAATACTGAAGTGGGCGAACTCTCCTTCACAGCCTCTACCTTTGTGTCTGGATTACCACCAGTAGATGGTTCTACAGAGACTGcagttaaaattttgaaatatcaGAACTAGCAGGGTCATATTGTGTAAAAAAGACAAGAATGTGATCAAGATTTATTTTCCCAATGACCAAAGAGTGGCTTAATGGGAAATTACTGGCCTACAATTTGAGTTAATAGATATTAAAAACTGACCTAAAGCACTCCAATTACAGGGTCTCAATCTGATGAGTGTAGTTGAGGAAATAGTATTGGAAGTGGTAAAAGAGcagaaaatgcatattttctCATTCTAAGTTAGATAGGTCCCGAGACCCTAATTCATGCCAATAGTAATCCACAAGAATGTTgttcttttcaaaattaaaacagATCATTCAGCTTCTAAGCTCAGCCCATTCCCACAATTACATTTGAGAGCATGATTACAACAATTTTCCAGCTAGATTCCCCATTCATGAACTCAAAGTTCAACCAATCTAATTCCTAAATACACCCccaaaaaaatatcattttcacatagcCATACATCAACGAGGTTAAATTAGCAAACAGCTCCGGAACTTGGATGAACCACATCACTTCACcttaacaaaataaaacaagaaattgGTAGACTTGACTAGCATACTAGAATTCCAGCGCTCAACTCTCcattttaattgaaaaaaacaaaatctaaGCCATAATCAAATCAATCGAGCTAAAAATAAGTACTACTAAAGAGCGTATTAATTAAAACCTGGGTTTGGCGGCTTTCCGGCCGCGGAACTCGGCGGAGAGTCAGACGGAGGAGTCGCCATCACCGGGCGAAATGAACTAACAACAAAAGAAGAGATTTACGAGAGCAAGCAGAAGAATAGGAGAGTCATGAATTTGGATTGGAGAAGGGGAAAAGAGGGATAATCAGAAAGCGCTGTTGAAGGTTTTGGATATTGCTGGATTGATTTTGCTCACATCCCAAACAGCAGTTATAACCTCGGgataattctttttttattctagactgtatttaatatttcataagtgtattggacttttttttattccaatTTTGAGAGAGACGCGTTATCCTCATGCATCTCCCATTAATaaaacgcatgacggagatgcgttTTTTCCTAAGACGATGAAAGACATGCGTTgtcaattttttcttttttttagaagacgcatgagcgtcatgcgttgctatttttttatttttttagacgacgcatgaccgtcatgcgtcttagggagagacgcatgagggtcatgcgtctctaatttgCATAAAACAGTCGGACAGAGGCAGTAGCTTCATTATCTGCGCGAGTGAAAGAGAGAAAGGGCGCAACTCAGGCGATTTCGGTGATTTCTTGGCGATTCCGACGATTTTCCGTCATATTCCGATAAGTTTtgttcaatctttcaacattcctcccttatttgttgtttatttacatattattagggtttctaataaatttatcttaaacttactaaattagggtttttagaaaaaaaattgtctataattgatgttggtttgtatatatatttttgcagaaatcatgcaagtatttgtgggtttatattggggtggtagaatagttcaacttcctcaagtgggtattggttatgatcCACCTCGTGCGAGAGCCTCCATCGTTTTGAATTCGTGTGTTTCATTCTCCgaattagttgcaatgatatgtgctaagataagaatagattcaTTTTAACACTCCATCGAAATATCATGGGGGCATTGTCTCTTTGGTACCAGTACGAGTTATATATGTACTGGGGTTGACAGTGATGATAGtgtgatgtttatgttcaaTGAGGCTCTAGATTCTACTCGTCATATTGAATTATTTCTTGAGTATTCCTATGTTGGAAATTTAGAAATCCCACCAGTTATTGATTATGGTGTTGGATCATCTACGAGGGTTGAACATATGAGCTTTGATTGTGGTATGAATGAGCAAGTAGACGTTGCAGATGTTGATGTTGGAATGAATAATCAAGTGAATGTTCAAGAGCATATTGAtgttataaaccctaatttacaaaattgagagaaacctacaaaaaatatgcaaataaacaacaaataagggaGGAATATTGAAAGATTGAAGAAAACTTACCGGAATATGACGGGAAATCGCTTGAATCGCCAAAGAAATCACCCTTTTTGCGTCAGCCTATGCCTCTGTCGCGTCTGGTCTCGTCTGTTTTTTGCAAATTAGAGatgcatgaccctcatgcgtctctccctaagacgcatgaccctcatgcgtcgtctaataaaatttaaaaaaaggcGACGCATGTGAAGGATGCGTCTATTCCTATGACGCATGaagcttatgcgtctttaaaaataaaaaataaaaattgaaagacGCATGTCACTCATGCGTCTTACTCAAAAACGCATCTCTGTCATGCATTTCATTAACggaagacgcatgagggtcatgcgtcccTCCCAAagcaggaaaaaaaaaagtctaTGACATTTATGGAAGGTTAAATATGGCCTAAAACTACAAAAGAAACATACCCCTTATAACCCCAGCTATTTTAGCCTATATTTTTGTCACTATATTCTTATAGAAACCatttaaattgtaaaatagtaATCGAGGGATTTTGGAAATATCGACAACTAAGACTAAAAATATCACGTAATTCATCTAGATCGTCATGGAAAAACAACTAAAATAAAAGTTTATGTTTTTTCACACCACTTTAATAGCTTATAGGAAATAACATATTCATGAGAAAATTAATGGTTTTAGGACAAAAATCTCAATAACAAATtatcataaaattttattttttaaaatttatttatgattttatttgtaaaaatattatacttttgatttttaattgcAGGTTGAGTTTTCAAGAATGTTTGAGTGTGttctatgtgggataattaaaaatatttattgagcTTGTTTGATTTGCTTAACTTGAGTTTAGTTCTatttaaggaaaaaaaatgaaatttgagaattttaacatcaaaataataaaaatttgaaacTCAAAAGATATGATCGAGTGACTCACCATTTTTAATCAAATGGTCAATGGACCTATCTCTTGGGTATGGATCCGATCAGCCTTAAACACCTTAAGTTAACTGTCTTATCTTTTGAAATGCCTATAAATTAGCATGATGATTAGttactaaaaaatttaaaaataaaaagttgagAACTTGGtagttaaaatttaaaaaggcCATATAATTCGAAATTGGGTGATAAGATCATGTGATTAGCACAAAATGTAGTCGTATCAAGTAGTGAATATGTTACCTAGTCTATGTGTGTATCAATTATCATGAAGCATGAGACCACATATGCCAAGGGGAATGGGGCAACAATGTTGTCTACTtcaagtatttatttattaattaatttacttttGAGAATTCCGAATTATTGAGGCCAGGAATTTTGGATATATCATTTTGACAAAGCAGATAAATATgaacaaatatagaaaaaagGATAATATTTTCTTGCAAAAACCTACTAGTAGTATTCAATTATTTATACTTGAAACTGACATTAAATTGTAGTAatactacaaaaataaaaataaatgacagCTGTGGGATTTGAACCCACGCCCTTTCGGACCAGAGCCTAAATCTGGCGCCTTAGACCACTCGGCCAAACTGTCACATGTTTGTTTATTGAAATAGAAATATATATAGTTTATTAACTATGGAATGGTCTGTGAAATAGAATATGGAAAACCATTGATACAGAGATATACGTCTGAGAATTTTAATCCAATTCATTGCTTGGATTTTATTACATCTTAGAATTGATTGTTTtttacctttttcctttccATGTATTAAGTCTGCAGTAATTTTTACTTGACATATTTACATATATCGAAAATCACTTTTAGCTTACATATACTAATCAAAGATAATTAGATGTGCTTAGTAAGTAGATGCAATTGCTTATTTTCCTTCTTgaacaaaattaaaagaaacTCATCCCTTATGAATGCAAAAAATGCAAAAAGAAATGTAACATTTAGAGAAAAGACAGAGAACAAATATAAACacattaatttcaaatttagaaGACCGGTATCCTTTGAAGGCTTTCCTTCTATGGGTGGTAAAtcataacataacataacataacataaaatTGGTGGGTCACACTCTgaattatggagtatatattaagcATGTGtaatatattgaaatttgaGTATTTGTTATGTAAGTTGGGATATGATCCAACAATAGTATATCTGAAATGATATAAATTTTGTTacgaaattatataaaatattaaattaaaatttccaTGATACTACACTTTTTTCTAATAGAATTTTCTCTTTAGAATTATCGTCCCCATTTTGGAGAGTAATCAAAGAGAACTATCTCAATTCCACAACATTCCATAGAAGAAAGGAAAAACTAAATGGTTGCAGAAGGAATCAATTGCACCTCAAATCACAAATCAAACTCATCCCTAACATTGATGAAAACTACTACAATGCATTCAGCATCCATCACACCTGATCGGACAGGTCCTCATGTCCCCACCGGCGGGGATCGACGAGCTGCAATACACTTCGGAATGCACCTTGCAAGAGCATATCCCTCTGACGGCTCGTACGAGGAAAAGAATTCCGGGTCTCGCCCTAGAGATTCCGAGTACCCCTCAAGTATGCTTACAATCTCATCAAAATGCGGCCGCTTGTCTGGATTGCTCGACCAGCAACGCCGGATGAGACGGCTAAATGCTGCAGGGCACGTAGAAGGCAGCGGCGGCCTTGCATTCTGCCAAGAACACACAATATTACAGCAGAATGAGTAAATAAACAAGCTCCCAAATTGTTTAGTTCAAACTTCAAAAGCAATCACAGAAAGTTAACAGTCCTAAGAAGATATGAAATGTTACACGTTGCAGTTTAGTGAGCATTACAACTAAATCGAGGCGATCGAATACGTAGTCCAGTGCATACTAAGATCCACATTTAAACAACAGTTTTTTTTCAACTATGAGACAAATAAAGAAATACTATAACTAATGATTCCAACATTCCTAAAAGTGTATCATCAACCTTAGAGGGTCATTAGCAAAAGCCATAATCACCATTTTTAAGCTGTAAATGATGTTTAGAGGCTTCTTATAATCTATAGTAATCAAACGAGTAAAGGTCTAAAACATCGATTGACAAGCCCTCATAGTATCTCTAGACTTCAACTCTGTTCACTTGAATATCATCAAGAAACACTATGTATATGGTGAGTTTTGAGATAATTGAATAACAAAAGTTCATTTCGGAACCATTTCAAGATGCAAGCCAACGTCAACTAAGTAAGCTTTAAATCTATACCTTCTGGCATACTGCAAACGCTGCTTGTTCTGGAGTCATGTCGTCAAAAGGTATCAACGCAGTTAGCAACTCCCACATGACAATGCCAAAACTGTAAACATCGACTTTCTTCGTGTGGCGTTTCTCCTTGATCATTTCCGGGGCCATCCAGCGGTAGGTGCCCGTGAATCCCTTGGCACTGCCACACTGTGTTTCCAAACACGAGATGCCAAAATCCGCTACCTTGACACACATATCCTCATCGAGCAGAAGGTTCTCGGATTTAAGATCCCGATGAAGAATCCCCCGAGCATGAAGATACTGCATGCCGTGGGCAATGTCGAGCGCCAGCCTCAGGACGAGGTCGTGGGGGAGCGAATGCAGCCCTTGCTGGTGGAGGTACTTCCTAAGGGAGCCACCGGGATAGTACTCTGTGATAATACAAAATACTGGGGGTTTCTTACATGCTGCAATGAACTGCATTTATAAAGTCAATCAAACTTCAACAACAACACATCTTCTTGTTAGTGAAAGTGATGGACATTACAAGATTCTTTCAAGACAGCAGACGATTTGAACAATGAGGGTCGGCAGTAAAGATACTTAAACAAGATAGAAACAGGTAGCACCTGACAACTAACTATGTAGGAAGCTTTAATAAATTAGGAATCTTGAAATGGCCTAATTAGGCAACAGGGAAAATTACAAGATGGAGATTTGACTCAAAAACAAATCTTTGTACATTGAGCAGCAACAACATTATCCATTTTGTCCATGTACATTGGCATACAATAATCAGTGGAGAGAACAAATACACAAATGCAAAAGTTCTCACACAATGCACAACGTACAACGTTCTATGCATAGGGTACAACACTATTAAAACCATAACCAAACCCCTCAAAATTAGGCAAAAGTTGGAAAAAAAGGCTAGAAAAATGAAGAAGATGTGACTCACAGAGATGATGTTGGGGTGCCTGAGCCTGAACAAGAGAGCAACTTCAGAAGTGAACTGCTTCTCCAAAAATGCAGCCAAATCTCCATCTTCCTGAGGCTGGCTGATGAGCTTAATCGCGACATCTCTCTGCTTGTAAACGCCTCTGTAGATCCTGCTGTGCCTCCCGGAGGCGAATTTGTTGCCGATGAAGAGCTGCGACATGTCAGCGCTCCACTCCTCCTCTCCCCCGCCCTTGATCTCTGCTCCCGATGAAATCAGGTATTTCGACCATGAAATCGCTCGCTTGTACTCCCCCAGCGACAGCCTCCTCTCCAGCTTGCTGTGCGTGTTCGCTATCTGCTTCAGCCACTGGAAATTCTTCATCAGTTCCGCGCAGAATCATCAAAGGAAATCCTCaatttctagagagagagagatcgaaGCTTTGGCGTGGGGCCTGGGCTGAGATGAAATGATTTCTCATTCGGTCTTGCAAAAGATGATTCACTTTATTGACCGATTGTCTACATGAATTTGTAAAAAGCTGCAACCGGAGCTTTAATTTGATGCCAGAAATGATTAAATGAGAGTTGAAAAtatggagagagagaaagaatttGCGATATTTCACCGAAAAATAAGAGCTTTAAGGGGAAAGTGGTTCAGCAGAGtgattgtagagagagagaggagttgAATGTGGGTTGAAACTGCGTGATgctgtgtgtgtgagagagagagagggatggCGGTTGGTTTGTGTTTCTGTGGAAGTGTGAAGAGTAattagggagagagagagaggattgAAGGGTGAATGTGAGTAGAAAGAGAGTAAACATTCGTAACGTGCGAAGATCCACTTCTGAGGAGACATGCGGCTGTCTAAATCTAATGATTATGACTCTCTATCACTTTTTCACTCTTTGCCCTTTCCATTTCGTCCAAATTCCTATTATGCCATCATCTTTTATCTATTTTCATTGTATAAAATCGCGTAAAATCGCAGGTAATTAGCGGCATTGGctttgtttatttttaataatcatGTTAcggattattattattatatatgtgTACGTAGTAATAGTATCGGTAGGTAGGATGTCCTTCAACCACATATAGCAGCTCGAGCCCAAGAGGATGACGCACTATGTTTGGAAATAAAAAAgtgtgatgctaaatggccatcaTGTGGTCggccataaaaagttaatttagtccatttacatgtataaaaaattagaattaccgatataaacttatatgtgtgtgaatggacttgtgagttgatacttatctttgaattccattacgtaaaacacattaatatcacgaattactgtatacgttgagcaacaatcaagaaatgacagtagtaataagttgagcaaaaactacgaaaaaGCAAcgctaacatgttgagcaacatataatgaagatgatataaaagtaaaatcaagtaatattaaactaaaaatttgaaaaaaaatcaatttttttatttaattaatttatggctggccataatgtgcccgcatagcattattcaataaaaaagtGTATTTAGGTATATAGCCTCTACCTGGACATATTTTCGCGTCCGCGTCTGACGTGAAATAATTATGGATAGTATAGGAATCTAGTGTTTTGATGTCAATCTATTGgtgaaaatatattttactaTGTAAACATAAAACTATTGCTATTAAGCTAAACATAAAACTATGATGTTTACTATTAAGCTAAACATAAAACTATGATGTTTCTTTTAAGATTGTCCCAACTAACTATTGCTATTAAGCTAAACATAAAACTATGATGTTTCTTTTATGATTGTCCCAATTTAGTTGAGTTGCATCTTTTTTTTTggctaattttttttcttttcatatttTACTCCCTCTTTATCTTTCATGCTTTATTATCTTTACATTTAATCTTTaaacatcattttttaaaatctcgtACCTAAAATTAATGCTTCAACTATCTTGGGACGAatgatataattttataaaagacTCCCTCCATCACAAGGCAATTAAGACATTATTTCGGACACAAGATTTAGAAATTGATGTTTAAAGGTTAAAGAGATAAGagaataaattatgaaaaaaaaagaaagtacaGTACAAGTATAAAATTTTTAGCTAgcaaatgaaatgactcaactaaattgggataacataaaaaaaaagaataaaccTCAACTGCTATTAGACATAGGTAGTACATAATTGAACGACGAGGGGGTGTGCGCGGCAGACACACTCAAACACATGGCAACGGTTGCCCGGGCATGCCCCATCCCGAGGTTCGTACCTGAGCACGCCAGATTGAGGTCGACGCGATTTTTCAaataattcactaatattaTCCCCCTCAAAGAAGACGAAAGGGCCGTATGGTCTGTAAAGTTTGGAGAAACAAAATACATAGAAAAACAATTGAGGAAAAATGAAGAAACTGCCATGGTAGATTGAAGAAACCGTCAGACTAAGAGATAGAAGAAAAGAGGAAAATATCTTTATTGACTACATTGTGAAAGTGTTAACTACAAAATACAATACATTGTCTTATATATACGCTGAGAATAAATGCTAAATTAAATCCTAATTACATTTTTGTGAAAGTGTCGACTACAAAATACAATGCATTGCCTTATATATAGGCTGAGAATAAATGCTAAACTAAATcctaattacattttattttccaattctAATAGCCTACCTCAAGATGGAAGCAAAAAATTGCTACCATATTGACAATAACATCAAACTacaaaagaagaagaactaCAAGCATCTCAATCTTATTCTAACTAAATCCTAATTAC from Salvia splendens isolate huo1 chromosome 9, SspV2, whole genome shotgun sequence includes:
- the LOC121746614 gene encoding serine/threonine/tyrosine-protein kinase HT1-like, with translation MKNFQWLKQIANTHSKLERRLSLGEYKRAISWSKYLISSGAEIKGGGEEEWSADMSQLFIGNKFASGRHSRIYRGVYKQRDVAIKLISQPQEDGDLAAFLEKQFTSEVALLFRLRHPNIISFIAACKKPPVFCIITEYYPGGSLRKYLHQQGLHSLPHDLVLRLALDIAHGMQYLHARGILHRDLKSENLLLDEDMCVKVADFGISCLETQCGSAKGFTGTYRWMAPEMIKEKRHTKKVDVYSFGIVMWELLTALIPFDDMTPEQAAFAVCQKNARPPLPSTCPAAFSRLIRRCWSSNPDKRPHFDEIVSILEGYSESLGRDPEFFSSYEPSEGYALARCIPKCIAARRSPPVGT